CAGTCGAGCACCACCCTGTCCTGCCCAGCACAGCCCAGCCTCTGACCTAATGTTATCCTTAGGGATTTAATAAAACTctcaagaagaagaaggaattAACCTCTTCAAGGAAAACCGAAAACTTGATTTGGGTCCACACGCAAGTTATTTAGCGCggttgcacaaaaaaaaaacgcgaCTCCACCCTATTCGGTCCGTAATGGCCGTACACTGTCCGGTACCTCGTAACGTAACGCGGCTCCGCACGGATCAACATTCTGCCTTCATAACCACTTCAAACACTAGCACAGGACAACTGGTTCcatagtgtagtggttatcacgtctGCTTTACACGCAGAAGGTCCTGGGTTCGAGCCCCAGTGGAACCATTGATTTTAGTTAATTGAGTTTTCCCGGTGAACGTTAATTCTAATATGCCATTACACGTTTGCTAAAACGATGATATTGTTTATGATTAAAACATGTAGGCTTTGTTTGGCAATAGCCGGTTTATTACGTTACCTTATAACTAAACTATAGCTTTACTGTCCCGACGCAGAGAAGCGTTAACTTATCGTGCAATATCGTGAGCACGACGTTATCGTAATGAACGTACatgtatttataatatataatataattctaACAATTCAACATGCATGTAGTTAGTTACTGTAAAATGAACACTAAGGTAACAACATCTTGTACAAGTAATAGAGGATGGGAATACTGCAGCGTGTGTGGAAAAAAATACACTCCATGGATAGGACTTTAATAAACTCACCTCGTGTCTGTACCTAATTAACGTAGCTAGCAAGAAATGTGATTCATTTTGCCaattaaaacacaaataacttACCTATTCAGTTGTTTTGTCACATGTCGAGGTCTCAGTTGTAGACACGTCTTGTGCCGTACAATGTGAGGAGTACAAGCAATTAAACCGGACTAGTTTGAAAAGTATTGATGTAGTTTAACGTTACAGTTTTTATTATAAGAAGTCCGCAGGATTTATGGGTCAACCGAGGGAAACAGCGCCACCTTGTGACGCATTCGACTTCATAACCACGTTGCCCTGTCCACATTGTGCAATGCAAAGGCACTGTTCTAATGTAACTCAACATTGAAACGTATTGTTTTGGTGGTCATTCACTGATGGGTTAGCAGTATAGATTTATAGCTGTGTATTGCGTATTGAGTTTTTCTCAGCGTTTTGTCCATTGTCGACAAACGTGAAAACGGaaattgatttgatttgcaTTCTTCCCTTCCTTGTGTTGCACTTGTTTTTGTCCCCAAAATGGCGAATCTAGCGGCTGCAGTTGCCGCCGCGGCGGCGAACAGAGACCCAGCCGTCGACCGGTCACTGCGTTCAGTGTTTGGTGAGTTTCTTTATGTAGCTTGGCTAATTATGCAGTcattatcatttaaaaaaaactaagtATTTGGCCAAGGGACAGGCGTATGGCTGCTAGTGAGCATGCTAACGTTGTGCTGCTAGCTAACCTAGGTAACGAGGTAAAGAGAGTGATGGAGTTAACCAACAAGCATGATGAACTACAAATATAACGTTACACATTTTTTGTAGTGGGGAATATTCCGTATGAAGCTACGGAGGAGCAGCTTAAAGACATCTTCTCCGAAGTGGGACTTGTTGTCAGTTTTAGGTGAGTAATACAAAGTTGTATGTCTTCAGTTCCCGTTCaccttaagtgtgtgtgtgtgtgtgtgtgtgtgtgtgtgtgtgtgtgtgtgtgtgtgtgtgtgtgtgtgtgtgtgtgtgtgtgtgtgtgtgtgtgtgtgtgtgtgtgtgtgtgtgtgtgtgtgtgtgtgtgtgtgtgtgtgtgtgtgtgtgtgtgtgtgtgtgtgtgtgtgtcttaaactGCTGTTTCGTGTGATCTGGCCCTTGTGCGGTGTACGTTTCCTTGTGAGGAAGAAGTAACCTAAACTCTCTGTTGCTCTAGATTGGTGTACGACAGGGAAACGGGAAAGCCCAAGGGATATGGCTTTTGTGAGTATCAGGACCAGGAGACGGCTCTCAGTGCCATGCGGAACCTCAACGGGCGAGAGTTCAGTGGCCGGGCTCTCCGTGTTGACAACGCTGCcagtgaaaaaaacaaagaggaGCTCAAAAGTAAGCATCAACAGTTTGTGCTGCCCATTCATCTCCCTTCGTTACAACTGCCATGAATGTGTTGTATGTCATGTAAGTTGTGGTGCCGTCTGATTCCCATGTCGGGCTAAATTGTGATTTGAAACCCCTGTTTCTAATTCAAGGGGTTTGAGCTTTAAATAAAGGGGTTTTCGTAAAGGGTTCTAGGAAGGAGCGGTGATGTTATCCAAATGGTAAGTACCAAAGGCAGCTTTGTGATACTATTTTTCTATCGTCGTTGTGGATGAGCAAtataatgagcgatgttgtatAATGAAAGGAGCCAGGCATTATACTATGAGTGTACAGAAAGCataactctctctcttcacacAAGCAAAACCCGCTCTCCGGCACCGCCATAAGGATCaaccgctgcccagacagagatccacacacacctcgtcaCAAAAAGAATGTTACCTTCGTTCAGAGCAGAGTGGAACCTTCACAAAGTAGTTTGTCGGAGACAAAAGTCAAAACCTTTGACTTTATTCCAAgttttatttaaatgaaaatcTTGATCACCTGGCTTATGTTCGAGTTCATGGACTTATTACCACGTTTAAGAAGAGGATTAAAACGTTTTGGGATTTGCATTCTATCTTAGCTTACCGGGACTTTGTCTTTTTTCCCTCCATGCTTAGGTTTGGGCACCGGTGCACCCGTCATCGAGTCCCCGTATGGGGACAATGTACGGTGTGACGAGGCCCCAGAGTCAATCAGCAGGGCGGTGGCCAGTCTGCCCCCAGAGCAGATGTTTGAGCTCATGAAACAAATGAAGGTGCGCTTGTTTCATGTTGTGATAAGGGACGGGCGAAAATAGCAAATGTTGAGTTATTGCATGTTTCACATCTGACATCAGAtgccctttatttatttttagaccTCTGCTTTTAGTAAGCGGAtgcaatgtttttcttttttacagtaATCCCTTCATACACTCTGTAAATATCCCAGTTGACGAGCATATTCAGAGATCTAAaatgtgtgtggctgtataCCTCCTTAGTCAATTCATCGTTTAATTAGTTAATAGACCGTATGAGACTATTTTTGTCATTTAGTAGTGTTAAAGTCATAAAGCTGACTTGATTGACCTGGTCTCAGCCCAAAGCCTTACTGATAGTTTTATGTGATTCTAAATACAATTGCATGTCCATTGGGTGTTAACGTTTAATCCTGCCCTCTAAACATCTACTATTTTCCAGCTTTGTGTCCAAAACAGTCCCCAAGAGGCGAGGAACATGCTGCTGCAGAACCCACAGCTGGCCTACGCTCTGCTGCAGGCCCAGGTGGTCATGAGGATCGTGGATCCCGAAATCGCTTTGGTGAGAGGGACGGTCCTCCTCGAGCTCTGTTGCTTTACTGATTCAGTGTTAAATCAAAATCTTTGTTCTTAGGGAGTCTTTGGTCACATCAAGCCCCTGCCTTAGTGCTCAATTGGGATTAATtgctcataaaaaaaaaaaaaaaaaaaaggtttggtTCTTCATGTCATATTTTGAATCTACATCCACCAGTGTGAAGATAGCCACACCTTGTCAACACTTCTTCATATCGACTTGTACATTTAACAGTAAACACAGACTTCATTGGCTGCAGTGTTGACTTCCATGCGGATGCAACAgattttgttattgttattttgcgCCTGCGGGTCAGTTTGGACTGTGACCAGTTCACACTGCCATCAGGTGAGCAGCCCAACATTCACCCAGAGCAATGCATCAAATCGAGCTCTAAGGCTTGCAGTGTGAACAAGGCCATGGTGTTCTAACTCGGTGCGCTGTCCTAATGCAGCAGTAAATAGATCCCATAGCGGAGGAGGACCTCTTGTTTTGACCTGGTGACCATTGTTCCTACAGAAAATGCTCCACCGGCAGAATACAGTCGCACCTTTGATCACCAACCAGGGACCTTCAGCATCCATTCCTCCTTCAGCCCAGGTGGCCGCCCCCGTGCCCCAGCCACAGCCCATGGTGACGCCTCACTCTTTCACATCCTCTAGccctacctcctccttccctcgctATTCCGAGGGAGTGGTTAGCTTGGGGTTCTGTCTTTCGTTCTCTCTTTCATGCTTTTTTACCGTATTTTCTTTCGTCTTTCGTTCCTTCTTGCAAATGACGGCTGATAATGATTTTCATTTTCTCACGCGTAACAATTGCTAATAACTCCATTGGGTTTTTCATTCCTCAGCAAACGGGCATGCATGTGAACGGAGCCCCTCAGATGATGCAGCCTCCCCCCATGGTCCAGGGGCAAGCCCCCGTCCCCGGACCTGTGGGCCCACCAGGTAACCCCAGTGCCGTACTCCATGTGTTGGTTATTGAGGAGTTATGTTTGAGTATATTCTTGTTATTAACTTTTTAACTATTTAAGCCTTTTTAGTTGTCATGTCGTACCGGCCTAGGTTAATAATTGAAAGAACCAGCTTTATGACTTCATATAGCAGTGAGTTCGTCTTCACTCTTGGGGTTGAGAAATAATGGAAATAATAAAAGTCAAAAAATTATCATTGATTCATGAGCTGAGTTATGGAAAAAAATCAACCGAAGAGTAAGGCCTCTTCCTTATTTTAACTTATTTTTGGAAAATGGTTGCTGTAGAAGTTGACACAACTGTTTTAATAGttattcattttttaatttttaatttaagTTAAAATGATCATCGGCCATTAATAGACCCGGAATTAACTGTCTGAGCATGTCTTTTCctgtttggatttttttttatttaagcgTTGGAAGTCGTCTCTGTCTGCCAGCATGCTTTGTGCTTGTCCAAGCTGCTTTGCATCACTAGGTGGCAACATAGCATTGTGTCTGAGGTGTCTTTGTTAAGTATAACTAAATCTTCACAACCATTTAACCCTTCACTATAACATTGTATCCATGCCTTTTT
The window above is part of the Gadus macrocephalus chromosome 10, ASM3116895v1 genome. Proteins encoded here:
- the cstf2 gene encoding cleavage stimulation factor subunit 2 isoform X1, which gives rise to MANLAAAVAAAAANRDPAVDRSLRSVFVGNIPYEATEEQLKDIFSEVGLVVSFRLVYDRETGKPKGYGFCEYQDQETALSAMRNLNGREFSGRALRVDNAASEKNKEELKSLGLGTGAPVIESPYGDNVRCDEAPESISRAVASLPPEQMFELMKQMKLCVQNSPQEARNMLLQNPQLAYALLQAQVVMRIVDPEIALKMLHRQNTVAPLITNQGPSASIPPSAQVAAPVPQPQPMQTGMHVNGAPQMMQPPPMVQGQAPVPGPVGPPGNLQHSPTGASVQAATERSQGPGGLPPRGLLGDGPNDPRGGTLLSVTGEVIEPAGYMGPPPPHQAPPMHMGQMGSGPPPDMRGPPHDMRGPPMGEQRNMMGDPRGPPMMEPRGPPIESRGRDPRAMDARGPAAGQRVPIAGGGMQGQGQHNMAANVPPPARPGPGVPQSGGGFSPSQSQVSSQDQEKAALIMQVLQLTPEQIAMLPPEQRQSILILKEQIQKTAGAP
- the cstf2 gene encoding cleavage stimulation factor subunit 2 isoform X3 produces the protein MANLAAAVAAAAANRDPAVDRSLRSVFVGNIPYEATEEQLKDIFSEVGLVVSFRLVYDRETGKPKGYGFCEYQDQETALSAMRNLNGREFSGRALRVDNAASEKNKEELKSLGLGTGAPVIESPYGDNVRCDEAPESISRAVASLPPEQMFELMKQMKLCVQNSPQEARNMLLQNPQLAYALLQAQVVMRIVDPEIALKMLHRQNTVAPLITNQGPSASIPPSAQVAAPVPQPQPMQTGMHVNGAPQMMQPPPMVQGQAPVPGPVGPPGPGGLPPRGLLGDGPNDPRGGTLLSVTGEVIEPAGYMGPPPPHQAPPMHMGQMGSGPPPDMRGPPHDMRGPPMGEQRNMMGDPRGPPMMEPRGPPIESRGRDPRAMDARGPAAGQRVPIAGGGMQGQGQHNMAANVPPPARPGPGVPQSGGGFSPSQSQVSSQDQEKAALIMQVLQLTPEQIAMLPPEQRQSILILKEQIQKTAGAP
- the cstf2 gene encoding cleavage stimulation factor subunit 2 isoform X2; translation: MANLAAAVAAAAANRDPAVDRSLRSVFVGNIPYEATEEQLKDIFSEVGLVVSFRLVYDRETGKPKGYGFCEYQDQETALSAMRNLNGREFSGRALRVDNAASEKNKEELKSLGTGAPVIESPYGDNVRCDEAPESISRAVASLPPEQMFELMKQMKLCVQNSPQEARNMLLQNPQLAYALLQAQVVMRIVDPEIALKMLHRQNTVAPLITNQGPSASIPPSAQVAAPVPQPQPMQTGMHVNGAPQMMQPPPMVQGQAPVPGPVGPPGNLQHSPTGASVQAATERSQGPGGLPPRGLLGDGPNDPRGGTLLSVTGEVIEPAGYMGPPPPHQAPPMHMGQMGSGPPPDMRGPPHDMRGPPMGEQRNMMGDPRGPPMMEPRGPPIESRGRDPRAMDARGPAAGQRVPIAGGGMQGQGQHNMAANVPPPARPGPGVPQSGGGFSPSQSQVSSQDQEKAALIMQVLQLTPEQIAMLPPEQRQSILILKEQIQKTAGAP